The Aedes aegypti strain LVP_AGWG chromosome 1, AaegL5.0 Primary Assembly, whole genome shotgun sequence sequence CCTTATGAATTGTGCCTCAGCTTTacgatatagaaaaaaatggtttctgGAGCCTGATCGACGAAGTAAATTAAAAGcatcagattttgttttcaaaacaatggaacattcattatcccaccaaaaagaAAGgcgattttttcttttttttattttgacaatcaatcaaaacaatcaattaataattttgaaaaaattattgtaattttcaattggagaTAACAATTTAACAATATTAATTAATGAAAGAGATACCAGATCAGAAAATGTTGTCCAATTTACATTTTTGCAAAGGTCAAGAGCATTAAATTCATGAACATAATTATTTTGGAcaggattttgaattttaattaaaattggtaaatgatcactCAATAGTTTTCCAAGAAGATTTCATTGACAAGCTATTAGAGCATAAAGATAAGTCAATACACGAATGATGATTTGGTGGTACAACAATCCTAGTAAAAGATCCATCAATGAGGATATGtaagtttaaggtgaagatgaatcgaagccaaagttcaaattttcaagagcacggatctggaaaaccaaacatccgattaagctgaaaacttaatggattggtcactagctggtgttgaccaatcgattaggttttcatttcaaacggatgtttggttcttcagatccgtgctcttgaaaatttgaactttggcttcgattcatcttcaccttaagtcatCAATTAGTTCCATAATCAATGAACCTATACCATCCGTTTTCTCACTACCCCAAGCAAAATTATGTGCATTGAAATCACCTAATATATaaaatgagcttgagcttgagcttgattggccgtccgtggatgctactccagtatcgccagatcagctgcgtttacacaaggaaccaactagatgactgcttgggactaacaggcatcctcagtgtataagtgttggtgatcttctatttttaggcaacaatggtgcctgccacgtcagaatgctgaccaatgtggggaagggggaggaattgatgatgcattatactggctccaacgtagaccgtatatacccctgcatctaaagccagttcatgcgggagtgtatggattgggggaaaggcatggcagagaggtttgattttgtggttagcagactgcctatgtatcaggcgtaaggaaaggcttgcgcgtggaagaatggaagagttagggaaacggtttcttgtccgtctctggttctagcgtttgctatgaacgaatagtttgagtgtgatagatttagaatggaagatagaagcaagtgagagatatacaactacaaagtacaaggaaagggacgggcctgggattgaacccatgaccagaagcagaagcggtagccatcagaccaccaaccccgtcttataAGGAACAAATTTACGTATTTCTAATACATAAATGATCACCTCTGTAAGaaagtaatattattttgttgattgtactttacaaactattatttgaaaaaaaaatcggaatgctcgaaaaatcacattatttttcttattttaatgtttttcaacttttattacaacttgcaagtattttttcatcaCCAAACAAGAATTAGACTATGTTTCCCCAAATAagaaagattttaaaatagatattgggttatggagagaaatttcaCTCTCACCTGatatcgactagtggagatatcgagttatagaaatatcgactaaaggtgagcacgatgtatggaaatttgaagggatcgaaaaatccatcgagttatagagtatatcgagttatagaacatcgagttgtggagagtcgactgtattcttTTTGTAGTCCAAACAGTTTACTAAAGCGTTTTTCTGTGAAACCAACAGTATGGAggctagaatttttcaaataaattgcattcaaaaacatttccaataagttattcttgagtcaaaatgatcgctTTATACATGGAAAACACATATACCATACCGAAaacatatgtaaaatttaatccTAATCGAAGATTATCGAGCGATTTCCAATGATTCAAtgactcattctggatgaaattcgtcagtagaaaatcatgaaatacAGTCGATGGGGTGAGATTGAATGGCTctaggggtgagattgggtaaaaactgaaaaatataatttatgaaatacacACCATTTTaattctcctgtgcaaagtattacGCATGTATTTGAACCTCTGTTGTTAAATTAgcagaaggttgaaagtctttccAATACACTTCACTCGTATATTCCGAAAtatatttgtgtttttttttcacaaacaataatttatttcgatgggaaactgaataggctgtTTGGCGACGAGGATAAGACTTTGAAGATAATttaaggaaaaaaatgtatgttgacTTGATGCAATCTTTTTTGGGTATTGCtttttgcgtttgacgtgcaaatcttgCTCGAATGcgttccaaatgcggtaacacaaactaatcaaaggatacttagcaaccatgatccatatcaccgccaacctagcaaagaaaaacgATCTTTGACTTCacttccttgttgaaaatcttaccgcatttggtgttcccgcatttgatgtttccatttcaaacgcacacaccAATATAATTGTACTTTTAAGCGTGTTTATCATCGATGTGAAACACCATAGATATGCGTCTTGTATACATCGTAttgcatcaatatttttcagctgtgaatggttttgcaatcataatctcaaaaacaagttgttttattgtcacccccaacgacgatATGAACATCaagttaccgttttgattcatattacggacacttaaggactcagggaaatataacccagcatagagcatacaaaataaatcattctgtatgattccttagcgctatcgagcgtcggaagccctttactttcgaacgatgggtgaagaatacgcttccacaacttcaataattttaaataaatgaaaatgtgtggccttttcatgattcttattccggacgcttcctcacttttgcctcatattccggacactatgaattgaattccggacagctcatgataatcattaatggaacagtcaaatcatcaatcgaaatcgttaaaccaccaaagagacatctaaggtagtcgggcattataaattttcaaagatatttattgaaaaagtttactaaaacgagccttgaaattgagaacttttgaacagcaaaaattgaaacatttcgcgtgaaatgtttcccatacaaagtagagtgtccggaatttgaagctgtccgtaatatgaatcaaaacggtatatttgaCTTGATTATCTTGACCAAGCTGAGTCATAAAACATAATgtttaaggcaaagtaggccgtcatcgaaatttgtacgcgtcgttgatgattgttgctaattcatctcacgattccgaatcaaagaaaatcagttggttttgcactgacacagctgaaaaagtatcagcatactttatgcatgtaagcgcgtatagtgatacattttcaagtcaatataaactatcaagactgagttttatcaatttgaaatacaagctgaaaagtcatcattgatgccaaaacgaatgacggacaACTTAGCCTTAATGGGTAAAACCTATCACAAATAATTTAGTCAGctgccataaaattttcaatgaagaTTTAATTAATTGTTACGTTTCGAACGTAGGCACAGGTGGAATAAGTTAGTTGGGGCAGATTTGGAATGGAAAAAAAGGACAATATTAAACAGATAGACAGAAATCCCATAACTAGTTTTCAATATGTTTACACTTAATCAATCGATTAACATCACGTCTCATCTCGTCTTCTTCGTAGAGATCATCACTCTCAAAGATGTCCTTGGGTCTGCAGTCGACGATGACATCTGTCTGCTCGGGAGGTATGGGATTAAAATTGACTTTATAAATAGAATTTCCCATAAAACACGAACTTTCCCCGCAGGATATCCCGGCTACACTCGCCCCAGGCAGAATTCCGTTTTCGTGGGGCCGCACGTGTTTTCGCCACCGCAACCGCCCAGAAAAACACGTTCTGCTGTCGACATCCACTCGATGATACTCAGCGAGGGCGAATCGGAACCTGTCTAGCTCCAGCCGAACGCCTTCCATTCCTCCAGATGAACTAACAACAGATGAGCACGAAAAGATGCATCCTACAaaacatttcaatatttttgtatcGTGACATACCGATgatatatttatatttgactttcctttttttatacacacaaaccgTGTTGAGAGTCGTTAGCTGAAATTACCAACAGAATTTACCCTTgttgaatatgaagtaaaaaGTAGATCATTTTCTCTCATATTGAAAGTGTTGTTTATACTCATACCGTTTTACGACCAAACTAGACGTTATTTCTAGAAACTTGAAATGGTTAAAGCATGCATTCTTCGGTAGAATTCAGACGGGTTTACGCGTGTGTAAGAAACATTCACAAATTATGATATACTGATATACGGAGAAGAGTAAATTCTAAAAATAGCCTATTATTGATGATTGGGATCCACTACTAGGAATAATGGCGAGTAGTATACACATCTACGGTTTTATACACTTTCATAAGATGCATTTATCTCAAGCAGAGCGGGTTTGCGTTTAGAAATGTAGTCCGTACAAACCTGATGCTTCATTCGTTTGTGAGAGAACTAATCGAGCAAACCAATGCGCaacaatttttgtcaattttaaaCAACGTAAACCAGACCTAATACTCAATCTACATTGTAAACCTTTCCAAAgttttaatgatattcattAGATACTTAAAAGATAAACTACCCGTCTGATAAAAATTTGTTGGATTAAATAAACGAAAAACATAATTCAATCCCTAATGGCCATATAATAAAAAAGTAAATAATTAAGTTGTACATCATATTGATAGGTGTCTAAATAAAATCCAAAGCTCTTAtattaattgaaatttcctcaacaaAACAAACGTAGCAACATGAGAACGTTGTATAACTAGAGAGTGATTGTTAACAAAGACTAGACCAAAAGAAAGAATGAAAACTTTTAAATAGATTCGTTCATAAACCACCCAGAATATTGATCATTGTCCGAAAGCATTTCCATCATGGGGAAGAATATACCAGAACGCATTGTTAAAGCTTTTTCTGAAATGTGTTCTATTTTCTTACGGCGAAGGTGTACTAAGTCCACTTTGATATGTAAAATGTGCATTAAGAACTTACGAACGCTACTCAGTGTTTGTAGTGAGTGTGCAagcaaaaattaacattttcagCTTTGTATGACTTTTGGATGAAACAGTAATGTAAGTTTGCGAAAGGTGATGCAGAAAAGATAAAACAAAGTACTCAAACAGaagatttgatatttttatcTGAAAATAGTTTGTTGGGAGCGGTAACAAACTACATGGTTTTTACGCCACCTTTATATCACTActgaaaaagctgaaattttcacaatacaacatttttttcgtaAGGATGAGAAGGAAGACATGGgccatttgattttgaaacttttttcgaatttttaaccACCCATTGGAAAGCCCCATGGGGCTGTATTACCATCATATTTTTCACAACATTTCGAACTAAGCGTTTTTATATTTAAAGTCTATGAAAAACATACCGCTTTGAatcacttaaggcctcagtgaagcaTAACTCACCAAAGAGAAGATAAATCGTCCTGTATTATTTCTCAGCGTTGCTCTTTCAATAGTAATCCCCAGAGTCAAAATCATTCAATGCATCTTCTTCTACCAAAGAGCTTTTCCATACCATATATCACAAAATCCCCTCATTATTTCCAGAGTCAGAAAGTAGAGAAGGTTGGTAAGTAATTAATCAATGAGATTGACTGATAACAATTTGTATTGGTAGAGGGAAAAGGCAAACTACATAAAAGGACACCGCTAGACAGTCGGGTGGTAGACCATGACTATTTACCCAATCCCGGGATAAACAGCTCGATACGTAATATGTATCGTACAAAATTAATTTCGAATATTGTTTGGGTAACAAACCATCCAAATAGTGAGAAACATTCCTCTGGAGCCGAATTCTCAAAACTGATTTTCGATGGAATTTAAGTAATATATAAATTAAACGGCTGAAcctacttgatacttgatgggccaCAAGTCACTACATTGAATCTATATTGAATGGATAATCCTTTTTCACTGGGTTCAAGGTTTGAGAGACACAGCCTAGGATCGAGTAAATTTTCCTAATATGTTAACGAGAGTTTTGGGATTTTTCTCCCCCTTTCCGCTAGTCATCATTTCTCCACTATTTTGTACAGAACATCCCCTTCGCCTCCCATCAAAGTGGACACGCAATTATGAACGATTCTACAGTATATTCAAGGGATTTTCAATAAACCATGGTACTTCTAAATAGAAAGCCGGTGAGTTATTCATTTCGACTATTCTTATCATTTTTGATTCCTTTTTTTgactagttcgtttatttggggctcaaatgcgtgcaacgctttacggagccgaaattcatttttttttattttttattacatacaattaattttttttttcagttgaagattaatatgggatggagccagggttctcgtggcaactcgaggttaatggtcacaatttagaaagggaaggacatggtaagtATTGGGAAaagggttctctgcagctcatccgggagagCGTGGTAGCTCTTTTATCGTgccatggcgttggtaccaatttcttgccggtattcgtctgccggatggcctgGATCCTCAATCTAACACAAAAGGgacaacacagaaaaaaaaactggagaagagaacacaagagaattaaaatcttgaacaaaacaaacgaaggaaatcgtaaatagcgaccatataaattaaatctctaactggaacatagggttgtctacctcgggccgcaggggtatccaaaagttgcgctctggcgGCGTCTATATCAGGGCACTGCCTAACTACGTGatcgaggttaatcctgtgtagatgtgcatctagcgagtaatggttggacataagtcttgacatcacgcgaatgaaatctcgacttacgtccaaacctttccaccaggctcgcaaggaaactctaggaattatggaatgtaaccaccgtcccagttggccatttagccaatcgctttgccaaccgtgaagagaactttgacgtactaaatgaaaaaatcatcgagtgaaactcgtctatcataaatctcaccttcttcagcgcccacctttgcgagagagtcagTGTTGAtggactcacactcaaatcttaatcaatacgctctcccgtgagagcaaactcatttgagatctgcttcgcaaaactcacgcttgagattttgatgcaaaatcactcaatcatctcaaaccgtaaaaaatgatttcgTCGCAAAACCAgccaaaaactcgtgaaacctgAATGTTGTTGTCTACTTTTAaattagaaaggattactacaAATTTACCAATCTAACAAGAAATttttgccgtgtgtgagtaaactgtggaaatacgagacaatgagtcaaaatggTGAGCCAACCCATCCATGATTTTtagactgctgagttgcgtgattgacaactcacgcatgaaaaatctcaagcgtgagttatgggaaattgagattttcacaacactggagagagtccgccttgtcataaattaagcaatgtgaggggacccatatagaggtaatcttatatgatctttcgaccagtgcacacatcttatcttatctcttatttttgtaagaaagtaagatgcatgctttactgtaacaggtttcatcgatcggagtgcctcaatagaactgagactattCGAGAAGATAAAGAAGTTGTCTGcaggcatgtttgagatcatccccaaagcgaagttgattgctgccagctcagcaataTAAACCGTGCAtagttcctgaagttttcggaaggcagaagagttttcattgaagacactgAAGCCAGTGGATCGATTTATACGTGACccatcagtgaaatatctcctgtagaaatcgacattctggaactttacgttgaaaatacgtggaatagttatacatcgaaattgatttggaatttcattaataaggatggtacacaaattatgtcacgctaaatttcaaatttttttgacCCCGACTATTCCGATGGTCTTCtggagttgttcagtagctcaaggactatcattattctagccaagagattcgagatttgaccaccaggcggcgctagtgagcatagaatttttgttttgcggatagctcaggatcctgaccacttagagagatggcgtcttcggcaaagttgttcagtagctcaaggactatcattataaaggttatgagattcgaaattttgccaccaggcggcgctagtgagcatagaatttttgttttgcggatagctcaggatcctggccacttagaaagatggcgtcttcggcaaagttgttcagtagctcaaggactatcattataaaggttatgagattcgaaattttgccaccaggcggcgctagtgagcatagaatttttgttttgcggatagctcaggatcctgaccacttagagagatggcgtcttcggcaaagttgttcagtagctcaagcgctatcattataaaagttatgagattcgagatttggccaccaggcggcgctagtgatcatagaatttttgttttgcggatagctcaggatccttcccacttagaaagatggcgtcttcggcaaagttgttcagtagctcaagactatcattattctaatcaagagattcgatattttgccaccaggcggcgctagtgagcataacatttttattttgcggatagctcaggatcctgaccacttagaaagatggcgtcttcggcaaagttgttcagtagctcaaggactatcattattctagccaagagattcgagattttgccagcaggcggcgctagtgagcatagaatttttgttttccggatagctcaggatcctgaccacttagagagatggcgtcttcggcaaagttgttcagtagctcaaggactatcattataaacgctatgagattcagaattttgccaccaggcggcgctattgggcatagaatttttgttttgcggatatctcaggatcctgaccactaagagagatggcgttttcgacaaagttgttcagtagctcaaggactatcattataaacgctatgaggttcagaATTTTGcgaccaggcggcgctagtaagcatgaaacttttgttttgcggatagctcaggatcctggccacttagaaagatggcgccttcggcaaagttattcagtagctcaaggaatatcattattctagctaagagattcgagatttgccaccaggcggcgctagtgattatgaaacttttgttttgcggatatctcaggatccttcccacttagaaagatggcgccttcggcaaagttgttcagtagctcaagcgttatcattataaaagttatgagattcgaaattttgccaccaggcagcgcatagattttttgttttccggatagctcaggatcctgacctcttagaaagatggcgtcttcggcaaagttgttcagtagctcaaggactatcattattctcgccaagagattcgagatttggccaccaggcggcgctattgagcataaaatttttgttttgtggatagctcaggatcctggccacttagaaagatggcgtcttcggcaaagttgttcagtagctcaaggactatcattataaaggttatgagattcgaaattttgccaccaggcggcgctagtgagcatagaatttttgttttgcggatagctcaggatcctgaccacttagagagatggcgtcttgggcaaagttgttcagtagctcaagcgctatcattataaagattatgagattcgagatttggccaccaggcggcgctagtgatcatagaatttttgttttgcggatagctcaggatcctggccacttagaaagatggcgtcttcggcaaagttgttcagtagctcaagactatcattattctaatcaagagattcgatattttgccaccaggcggcgctattgagcataacatttttgttttgcggatagctcaggatcctgaccacttagaaagatggcgtcttcggcaaagttgttcagtatctcaaggactatcattattctagccaagagattcgagattttgcccccaggcggcgctagtgagcatagaatttttgttttccggatagctcaggatcctgaccacttagagagatggcgtcttcggcaaagttgttcagtagctcaaggactatcattataaacgctatgagattcagaattttgccaccaggcggcgctagtaagcatgaaacttttgttttgcggatagctcaggatcctggccacttagaaagatggcgccttcggcaaagttattcagtagctcaaggaatatcattattctagctaagagattcgagatttgccaccaggcggcgctagtgattatgaaacttttgttttgcggatatctcaggatccttcccacttagaaagatggcgccttcggcaaagttgttcagtagctcaagcgttatcattataaaagttatgagattcgaaattttgccaccaggcagcgcatagattttttgttttccggatagctcaggatcctgacctcttagaaagatggcgtcttcggcaaagttgttcagtagctcaaggactatcattattctcgccaagagattcgagatttggccaccaggcggcgctattgagcataaaatttttgttttgtggatagctcaggatcctggccacttagaaagatggcgtcttcggcaaagttgttcagtagctcaaggactatcattataaaggttatgagattcgaaattttgtcaccaggcggcgctagtgagcatagaatttttgttttgcggatagctcaggatcctgaccacttagagagatggcgtcttcggcaaagttgttcagtagctcaagcgctatcattataaaagttatgagattcgagatttggccaccaggcggcgctagtgagcatagaatttttgttttgcggatagctcaggatcctggccacttagaaagatggcgtcttcggcaaagttgttcagtagctcaagactatcattattctaatcaagagattcgatattttgccaccaggcggcgctattgagcataacatttttgttttgcggatagctcaggatcctgaccacttagaaagatggcgtcttcggcaaagttgttcagtatctcaaggactatcattattctagccaagagattcgagattttgccccCAGGCGGCcgtagtgagcatagaatttttgttttccggatagctcaggatcctgaccacttagagagatggcgtcttcggcaaagttgttcagtagctcaaggactatcattataaacgctatgagattcagaattttgccaccaggcggcgctattgggcatagaatttttgttttgcggatatctcaggatcctgaccactaagagagatggcgttttcgacaaagttgttcagtagctcaaggactatcattgagcaattctcgctgaaaccaggccgccatcggcacccatcgttagaattccaattttatgtctctgatcgctagctttcgataaaacttaagggtggtcctttttgttttctcaaattggtggacccctcgtacgccagctagctgaacagtttgcaaaaaagcccattttttgataaatcttgggtatttctttacgtgatatgtctcatatttcccttggaacacataccaaacttaatggcatcgtatagagaaaggatatagctttcatttgaagtttaaaaaaatccggcggccattttgaatttggccgccatcttgaattttgttagaaaaatcgttttttcaccattagcgcaccgctcgttttgaattctgagatcaccatcagaaagctgaggaaaaattgcgtaagataggctacagaaactaggtgtgcaatggtatttaccctatgaaatgaacgattttctaaaacatgttccacgattttgacgtatatggcgagtgcaatcaatgcaaacatcatttttggtacaacaaagatacaagttttcaatagttggtgtatttttcgagtcagatgaagaataggagtattattttgagtgaaaaaatctggcggccatcttggattttgacgccatcttggttttaagtagtagaatgagttttcaccttgataacactcaacatgttgaattttaatgccaccgttacacttactattcttcttgttcttctttttcctgacgttacgtccctactggaatagagccagcccctaagcttcaaaaataaattaacaagtagaattttttaacgcttatttgccacctgaatgattgttctgcatatctgcgagttgaaaaatagcattaattctttcatttatttggtctaaaaccattgatagaaatgaacaatctgttgaacagcctaaataagataagaaataaagaatctgtttgttttttaacggagatctttaattaattaaacatgaagagcgctgagatggtaaaaaatcattctactgctaaaaactaagatggcgtcgaaatccaagatggccaccagattttccaaactcaaaatgattcacctgagtttcggcattacgtccacattagaacaaagcctgcttctcacctttcaatttcgctatttttcacatgcatgttgggtgttagcaaaaacaatactttatgattcagaaaatcgaggattttttttgcttaaaaatttaagatttccattctaaataaatgcactgttggaaatgttttacgtttaaactacagatattaccacaaaacttactaatgtcccaacgcacaatttataaacttcattcgatgacaaaaaaagcatatggtaaaaaaaaaatttgtttatttcaatcaatgtttttggacggtttttattcattaaatttatttattcataataactgaattcaaagatatgtcgaagaaatattctgttattaaaaatcgtattataaaagaaaattcctatttaataacctgtatttataactaataaagctgaatATCAGACTcggttccactagggacgtaacgtcaggaaaatgaagaataataagaagaagagtatacgtaaccttgtttttattggtaacctctaaattcgacatgctgagtgctatcaaggtgaaaaattcattctactagtcaaaatcaagatggcgtcaaaatccaagatggccgccagattttatcactcaaaataatactcctattcttcatctgactcgaaaaatacaccaactatagaaaacttgtatctttgttgtacaaaaaatgatgtttgcattgattgca is a genomic window containing:
- the LOC5571499 gene encoding uncharacterized protein LOC5571499, whose translation is MLEPYQPKFIQQHRGSCPLVELDLDLPPVPQRSSLSKMSLGLQSTMTSVCSGGYPGYTRPRQNSVFVGPHVFSPPQPPRKTRSAVDIHSMILSEGESEPV